In the Pseudonocardia cypriaca genome, one interval contains:
- a CDS encoding creatininase family protein, with protein MDLLPADTTLDARDRGATVALLPIGSFEQHGPYLPLTTDTLVASTIAVELANVYPVSRLPPITISCSHEHAAWPGTVSISATTLAAVVRDVAASVQHAGATTLVLVNGHGGNYVLGNVVQEASLGPLRMTLFPTEPDWEDARAEAGLTTTGLSDMHAGELETSILLHALPDLVRPGYERADHVADDRRYLLARGMQAYTESGVVGRPSCASAEKGRAVLASLVRSFAGHL; from the coding sequence ATGGATCTCCTCCCGGCCGACACCACCCTCGACGCGCGCGACCGCGGCGCGACGGTCGCACTGCTGCCGATCGGCAGCTTCGAGCAGCACGGCCCCTACCTGCCGCTCACCACGGACACCCTCGTCGCCAGCACCATCGCAGTCGAGCTCGCGAACGTGTACCCCGTTTCCAGGCTGCCACCGATCACGATCTCCTGCTCGCACGAGCACGCGGCCTGGCCGGGCACGGTCAGCATCTCGGCCACCACGCTCGCCGCGGTCGTGCGTGACGTGGCGGCGTCGGTCCAGCACGCGGGGGCGACCACGCTGGTGCTCGTGAACGGGCACGGCGGCAACTACGTGCTCGGCAACGTCGTGCAGGAGGCGAGCCTCGGCCCCCTGCGGATGACCCTCTTCCCCACCGAGCCGGACTGGGAGGACGCCCGCGCCGAGGCCGGCCTCACCACCACCGGGCTCTCGGACATGCACGCCGGCGAGCTGGAGACGTCGATCCTCCTGCATGCGCTGCCGGACCTCGTCAGGCCGGGGTACGAACGAGCCGACCACGTCGCGGACGACCGCCGGTACCTGCTGGCGCGGGGGATGCAGGCGTACACGGAGTCGGGAGTGGTGGGCAGACCGTCATGTGCGTCCGCGGAGAAGGGACGTGCGGTGCTGGCGAGCCTGGTGCGGTCGTTCGCCGGGCACCTGTGA
- a CDS encoding GTP cyclohydrolase II, which produces MDLLTVRERGREGQLMQDERNGELAEVAESDLMTRRGPFRAVAFRDLYDGNEHLALVRGEPRGQKDVLVRVHSECLTGDVFGALRCECGAQLRSAVDAIADEGCGVLVYMRGHEGRGIGLVAKVRTHVLQDEQGLDTVDSATALGLPVDVRDFGAAARVLHHLGVESVRLLSNNEDKVLALTAHGIKVTGRVPLLEPVDEHNVRYLTAKRDRLGHDLPHLGSLG; this is translated from the coding sequence ATGGACCTTCTCACGGTTCGCGAGAGGGGACGAGAGGGGCAGCTCATGCAGGACGAGCGCAACGGTGAACTGGCCGAGGTCGCGGAGTCGGACCTCATGACGCGGCGCGGCCCGTTCCGCGCGGTCGCGTTCCGGGATCTCTACGACGGTAACGAACACCTCGCCCTGGTGCGGGGTGAGCCGCGCGGGCAGAAGGACGTGCTGGTCCGGGTGCACTCGGAGTGCCTCACGGGTGACGTCTTCGGCGCGCTGCGGTGCGAGTGCGGAGCGCAGCTGAGGTCGGCGGTCGACGCGATCGCCGACGAGGGGTGCGGGGTTCTCGTCTACATGCGCGGCCACGAGGGCCGCGGGATCGGTCTCGTCGCGAAGGTCCGCACCCACGTGCTGCAGGACGAGCAGGGGCTCGACACCGTCGACTCGGCCACCGCGCTCGGCCTGCCGGTGGACGTGCGCGACTTCGGCGCGGCGGCGCGGGTGCTGCACCACCTCGGTGTCGAGTCGGTCCGGCTGCTGTCCAACAACGAGGACAAGGTGCTCGCGCTCACCGCCCACGGGATCAAGGTCACCGGGCGCGTCCCGCTGCTGGAGCCCGTGGACGAGCACAACGTCCGCTACCTCACCGCCAAGCGCGACCGCCTCGGCCACGACCTCCCGCACCTGGGATCACTCGGCTGA
- a CDS encoding VOC family protein has protein sequence MLFELVPVPVADIDRAKEFYVKAGFSVDVDVEPAEGVRVCQLTPPGSACSITLTSGLPQVADAVPGSLRGLHLVVADAASAREELARRGVPVGEIEEHPQGVKYVPFSDPDGNTWVLQEMPWRAGDFASAE, from the coding sequence ATGCTGTTCGAGCTCGTCCCCGTGCCGGTCGCCGACATCGACCGCGCCAAGGAGTTCTACGTGAAGGCGGGGTTCAGCGTCGACGTCGACGTGGAGCCGGCCGAGGGGGTGCGGGTGTGCCAGCTGACCCCACCCGGCTCGGCGTGCTCGATCACGCTGACCAGCGGCCTGCCCCAGGTCGCCGACGCCGTACCCGGGTCGCTCCGGGGTCTGCACCTCGTCGTCGCCGACGCCGCGTCGGCGCGGGAGGAGCTCGCCCGCCGCGGCGTGCCGGTCGGGGAGATCGAGGAGCACCCCCAGGGCGTCAAGTACGTCCCGTTCAGCGACCCGGACGGCAACACGTGGGTGCTGCAGGAGATGCCGTGGCGCGCGGGTGACTTCGCGTCAGCCGAGTGA
- a CDS encoding dihydrofolate reductase family protein, giving the protein MGKVVVQASMSLDGFIAYPSGGVGPLFDWYRNGDVAFQDNEPTRQYRISAASAEYLRSAWSNVGPGVVGRRLFDLTDGWGGTPPVGDAVLVVTHRVPTEWVESHPDAPFTFVTDGVESAVAKAQAVAGDKIVSLAAGDMAGQGLAAGLVDELRVDLVPVLLGTGVRYFGDFTGAERLLENPTVVQGDRVTHLHYRVRKGARP; this is encoded by the coding sequence ATGGGGAAGGTCGTCGTACAGGCGTCGATGTCGCTGGACGGGTTCATCGCGTACCCATCCGGTGGGGTCGGGCCGCTGTTCGACTGGTACCGCAACGGCGATGTCGCGTTCCAGGACAACGAGCCGACCCGGCAGTACCGGATCTCGGCCGCGAGCGCGGAGTACCTGCGGTCGGCGTGGAGCAACGTCGGGCCCGGCGTGGTCGGGCGGCGGCTGTTCGACCTGACCGACGGCTGGGGCGGCACTCCCCCGGTTGGCGACGCGGTACTCGTCGTGACGCACCGCGTGCCGACGGAGTGGGTCGAGTCCCACCCGGACGCCCCGTTCACGTTCGTCACCGACGGCGTGGAGAGCGCGGTCGCGAAGGCGCAGGCGGTGGCCGGTGACAAGATCGTGTCGCTCGCCGCGGGCGACATGGCGGGGCAGGGCCTCGCGGCCGGGCTCGTCGACGAGCTGCGCGTGGACCTCGTGCCCGTGCTGCTGGGCACCGGCGTGCGCTACTTCGGCGACTTCACCGGTGCCGAGCGGCTGCTTGAGAACCCCACGGTCGTCCAGGGTGACCGGGTGACCCACCTGCACTACCGCGTCCGCAAGGGAGCCCGACCGTGA